One Atribacterota bacterium genomic window, AGTGGTAATTTTAGCCACTCACGCTACGGTCAAGGCTGGTACCTTTGGCAATGTTCTGAGAACTATGGATTCAGAGATCGAAATTTATGAGGAAGCTTGGCCAGAATTGATTATGGCGGTAGAACGAGGAGATTTTAATACGCTGAAATGGAAAAAATGGGTGAGCCAGAAATTCTCGCTTTTTCATAGGCGAGGAATCGATACAGTGATTCTCGGTTGTACCCATTTTGCCCTTATCTGGTGGTTTTTTGAGGAGTTGGCAGAAGGTCGTTTATTTATCGTTAATCCGGCTCAAGCATGTGCTCGAGAATTGAAAGAGGTTCTTGGTGTCGAGTTTAATGCGCGTGCTCAGAACGGAAAAATATCAGTCTTTGTGCGGGGAAATCGAGCTTCCTTTCAGAAAACACTCCAGAGCATTCCTCTTTCTTTGAGTAATCTAGAAATTGCCTCTTTTCCTTCTCCTATTGCTTTGGGTGAAGAAGTTCGCTACGCTCGGTGAAGCTATGCCTGATATTCATGTGGTCAGGTCGTATGGCAAAATAAACTGGTTTCTCAGTATCGGTCATTTGAGAAAAGATGGATACCA contains:
- the murI gene encoding glutamate racemase, whose product is MDNQKIIGVIDSGVGGLSVVEAIKQLMPSQEIIYVADPLHFPYGEKTSIELMNLVRPFILFLQSCGVSVVVTACGTVSALCLEELRKEFSLPIVGILEPASRETIRITREKKVVILATHATVKAGTFGNVLRTMDSEIEIYEEAWPELIMAVERGDFNTLKWKKWVSQKFSLFHRRGIDTVILGCTHFALIWWFFEELAEGRLFIVNPAQACARELKEVLGVEFNARAQNGKISVFVRGNRASFQKTLQSIPLSLSNLEIASFPSPIALGEEVRYAR